From a single Brassica napus cultivar Da-Ae unplaced genomic scaffold, Da-Ae ScsIHWf_226;HRSCAF=390, whole genome shotgun sequence genomic region:
- the LOC125600440 gene encoding probable protein phosphatase 2C 74 translates to LKMQVDVDCFVVTTAVTMVKQEDQHLVVGNIGDSRAVLGTMNKENKLVPFQLTEDLKPDFPARIKRCRGRIFSLWDEPGVARLWLPNHNSPGLAMARAFGDFCLKDFGLISFLTCPTDHLTEKDEFVVLATDGIWDVLTNEEVVEIVVKAPTRCTAGRALVEAAVRNWRWKFPNSKVDDCVVVCLFLDSKPDKLSTASFSVDKHISNGLTEPDTASTSTPGSETESPELNGVDRIDTLVTTKE, encoded by the exons TTGAAGATGCAAGTGGATGTCGATTGCTTTGTAGTGACTACTGCAGTTACTATGGTTAAGCAGGAG GATCAACATCTTGTTGTTGGAAACATTGGGGATTCAAGAGCAGTATTGGGTACGATGAATAAAGAGAATAAACTTGTTCCTTTCCAGTTAACTGAAGATCTCAAACCAGATTTTCCAG CAAGGATAAAGAGATGCAGAGGACGTATATTTTCTCTCTGGGATGAACCAGGAGTTGCCCGCCTCTGGCTTCCTAACCACAACTCACCTGGTCTGGCCATGGCGCGTGCTTTTGGAGATTTTTGCCTTAAGGACTTTGGTCTCATTTCGTTCCTGACGTGTCCTACCGACCACCTCACTGAGAAAGATGAATTTGTTGTCTTGGCAACTGATGGG ATATGGGATGTATTGACGAATGAAGAAGTTGTGGAGATTGTAGTGAAAGCACCAACACGTTGCACAGCTGGTCGAGCCTTGGTGGAAGCTGCAGTGAGGAATTGGAGATGGAAGTTCCCCAATTCAAAAGTCGATGACTGCGTTGTAGTTTGCCTCTTCCTTGACTCGAAACCAGACAAATTATCAACTGCTTCTTTCTCAGTGGATAAACACATCAGCAATGGCCTTACTGAACCTGACACAGCATCAACGTCAACTCCAGGCTCGGAAACCGAATCACCTGAGCTCAATGGTGTCGACAGAATCGACACACTCGTGACAACCAAAGAGTAG